A genomic region of Planctomycetia bacterium contains the following coding sequences:
- a CDS encoding SgcJ/EcaC family oxidoreductase has translation MKRVFVCLLLLLSSSATRVDGQEPVPPEGDEAAIRKTVEVYVQAFGKRDAQALADLWSPEAVYTNRLTGEEVVGRPAIAEQFAAIFKESPDLKLDVATDSIRLLSPNAAIEYGTAKFLSPKNGPEEVKYTAVYIKRDGRWLLDRVTDNDEEEEAPSHYEQLKVLEWMVGTWEDDDENASIETVCSWTKNRNFLTRSYSIKVGDRIDLSGMQIIGWDASTKSIRSWTFDSDGGFAEAAWTFKEDRWFIRNKGVLADGRKASAVNVMKPVDADSFTWQTVERTAGGELLPNVDEVRVVRR, from the coding sequence ATGAAACGTGTCTTTGTCTGCTTGCTTCTACTCCTGAGTTCGAGCGCAACTCGCGTCGACGGGCAAGAGCCGGTTCCGCCCGAGGGGGATGAAGCCGCCATTCGCAAAACGGTCGAAGTGTATGTGCAGGCGTTCGGTAAACGCGACGCCCAGGCCTTGGCCGACCTCTGGTCGCCGGAAGCGGTCTACACGAATCGGCTGACTGGCGAAGAAGTCGTCGGTCGTCCGGCGATCGCGGAACAGTTCGCGGCGATCTTCAAAGAGTCGCCGGATTTGAAGCTCGATGTCGCTACGGACTCCATCCGATTGCTCTCGCCGAACGCGGCCATCGAGTACGGGACGGCGAAGTTTCTTTCGCCGAAGAACGGTCCCGAGGAAGTGAAGTACACGGCCGTTTACATCAAGCGCGACGGCCGCTGGCTGCTGGATCGGGTGACCGACAATGACGAGGAAGAAGAAGCCCCTTCGCACTACGAGCAACTGAAGGTGCTCGAATGGATGGTCGGCACTTGGGAGGATGACGATGAAAATGCGAGCATCGAGACGGTGTGTAGTTGGACGAAGAATCGGAATTTTCTGACGCGGTCGTATTCGATCAAGGTCGGAGATCGGATCGACCTGTCGGGCATGCAGATCATCGGTTGGGATGCGTCGACGAAGTCGATCCGCTCGTGGACCTTCGACTCCGACGGCGGCTTTGCGGAAGCCGCTTGGACCTTTAAGGAAGATCGTTGGTTCATTCGCAACAAAGGGGTGCTCGCTGACGGCCGGAAGGCTTCGGCGGTGAACGTGATGAAGCCGGTCGATGCCGATTCGTTCACTTGGCAAACGGTCGAGCGCACGGCAGGGGGCGAACTCTTGCCGAACGTCGACGAAGTGCGGGTCGTCCGTAGGTAG